In one window of Acidimicrobiales bacterium DNA:
- a CDS encoding TetR/AcrR family transcriptional regulator, translating into MPRPRSAGVDASIAAAAIDLLREVGYAKLTMGEVAKRAGVGKDSLYRRWSSKAALVHEVVFERYPSGYGGAPATGSLLGDVEALTAMLQEANTTPEAVAAIPGLLGERGRDPALEARLQERWYKPMRAGFAAVLDAAHARGEATVPVAPDLVADVLVGTMLFRINLMRVEADASFARQLAEFVVRALTPPAPSLAMATSRPGKSP; encoded by the coding sequence GTGCCGAGACCTCGATCTGCCGGCGTGGACGCATCGATCGCGGCGGCGGCGATCGATCTGCTTCGTGAGGTGGGTTACGCCAAGTTGACGATGGGGGAAGTGGCGAAGCGGGCTGGGGTAGGGAAGGACAGCCTGTATCGCCGATGGTCCAGCAAGGCGGCCTTGGTGCACGAAGTCGTCTTTGAGCGTTACCCGAGCGGCTATGGGGGTGCGCCGGCGACGGGGTCATTGCTTGGAGACGTCGAGGCCCTGACTGCGATGTTGCAGGAAGCGAATACGACGCCTGAAGCCGTCGCAGCGATACCGGGGCTGCTAGGCGAACGTGGTCGCGACCCCGCTCTCGAAGCGCGGCTGCAGGAACGGTGGTACAAACCGATGCGGGCCGGTTTTGCCGCGGTGCTCGATGCCGCTCACGCTCGAGGCGAGGCGACAGTCCCGGTCGCACCGGACCTGGTTGCTGACGTCTTGGTGGGAACGATGCTGTTTCGCATCAACCTGATGAGGGTTGAGGCTGACGCTTCGTTCGCGCGCCAGCTCGCCGAGTTCGTCGTGCGCGCGCTGACACCGCCCGCCCCCTCCCTCGCAATGGCCACATCGAGACCAGGAAAGAGCCCATGA